The following coding sequences are from one Triticum dicoccoides isolate Atlit2015 ecotype Zavitan chromosome 4A, WEW_v2.0, whole genome shotgun sequence window:
- the LOC119286638 gene encoding uncharacterized protein LOC119286638: MNRMRACLQPRIGDQDTGGSAARGTARDPSMLRTRGESLGAELTKLEAQAKADLEYAQIRGTFPDREGTCKDDAVIVDEERHECLRTLSAAALAVVEQAMDNPEVFEGIFDQARRLLSNVGADRDTEDAGADNHAYGNSRSNGNNHEQIHWAELEREGQDDQQEKGGEAAGDIQTDGEVRDNNWRELLNASQQAAANMSPLATNGERMVGREQDCLRHNEDLDDEFFGGASLVGTDYSAEDDELTELDDEFLAVASQVPVDYMGEAEALNGETTMPGLNNLNDLLAALNTCVRWIAWIGVILVVGSARAGDADDEDPPISGPILPG, translated from the exons ATGAACCGGATGCGGGCATGTCTGCAGCCTAGAATTGGTGATCAAGACACTGGGGGGAGTGCAGCAAGGGGAACTGCTAGAGATCCATCTATGCTACGTACCAGGGGAGAGAGCCTGGGAGCAGAGCTGACAAAACTTGAGGCCCAGGCAAAAGCAGACCTAGAAT ATGCGCAAATCCGTGGAACTTTCCCGGATAGGGAAGGAACTTGTAAAGATGATGCAGTGATTGTTGACGAGGAGAGACATGAGTGTCTAAGAACGTTATCTGCAGCTGCACTTGCTGTTGTGGAGCAAGCTATGGATAATCCAGAAGTTTTCGAAG GCATATTTGATCAAGCTAGAAGACTTCTTTCAAATGTTGGAGCTGACAGAGACACCGAAG ATGCTGGAGCGGACAATCATGCATATGGCAACAGCCGATCCAATGGTAACAATCACGAACAGATACACTGGGCAGAACTAGAGAGGGAAGGCCAAGATGACCAACAGGAAAAAGGAGGTGAAGCTGCAGGGGATATCCAAACTGACGGCGAAGTTAGGGACAACAACTGGAGGGAGCTACTGAATGCAAGCCAACAGGCGGCTGCAAACATGTCTCCACTCGCCACCAACGGTGAGCGTATGGTCGGCAGGGAACAGGACTGCTTGCGTCATAACGAGG ATCTAGATGATGAGTTCTTTGGGGGTGCATCATTGGTGGGTACTGACTATTCTGCTGAAGACGATGAGTTGACAG AGTTGGATGACGAATTTCTGGCAGTAGCATCGCAAGTCCCAGTCGACTACATGGGCGAAGCTGAAGCATTGAATGGAGAAACAACTATGCCGGGATTGAATAACTTAAATGATTTGCTAGCTGCCCTGAACACATGCGTCCGGTGGATCGCATGGATAGGAG TAATACTGGTGGTTGGTAGCGCAAGGGCAGGAGATGCTGACGATGAAGACCCCCCCATCAGCGGCCCTATATTGCCGGGTTAG